In one window of Syngnathus scovelli strain Florida chromosome 20, RoL_Ssco_1.2, whole genome shotgun sequence DNA:
- the ehd3 gene encoding EH domain-containing protein 3 isoform X2: MFSWLGGDDRRKKEPEVFQTVSDGLKKLYKTKLLPLEESYKFHEFHSPALEDADFDNKPMVLLVGQYSTGKTSFIRYLLEQDFPGMRIGPEPTTDSFIAVMHGDTEGVIPGNALVVDPKKPFRKLNAFGNAFLNRFVCAQLTNPVLESISVIDTPGILSGEKQRISRGYDFAAVLEWFAERVDRIILLFDAHKLDISDEFSEVIKALKNHEDKIRVVLNKADQIETQQLMRVYGALMWSLGKIVNTPEVIRVYIGSFWSHPLLIADNRKLFEAEEQDLFKDIQSLPRNAALRKLNDLIKRARLAKVHAYIISSLKKEMPAVFGRENKKKELIASLGDIYKRIEREHQISPGDFPNLKRMQDQLQAQDLTKFQPLKSKLLEAADDMLAHDIAGLMVLVRQEETRRPAAAVKGGAFDGTLHGPFNHGYGEGAGEGIDEADWVVARDKPAYDEIFYTLSPVDGKVTGANAKREMLKSKLPNSVLGKIWKLADIDKDGMLDDDEFALANHLIKVKLEGHELPADLPAHLLPPSKRKTIAEC, from the exons ATGTTCAGCTGGCTGGGAGGCGACGACCGCAGGAAGAAGGAGCCCGAGGTCTTCCAGACGGTCAgcgacggcctgaagaagctctACAAGACCAAGCTGCTGCCGCTGGAGGAGAGCTACAAGTTCCACGAGTTCCACTCGCCGGCGCTGGAGGATGCCGACTTTGACAACAAGCCCATGGTGCTGCTGGTGGGCCAGTACTCCACGGGCAAGACCAGCTTCATACG CTACCTATTGGAGCAGGATTTTCCCGGGATGCGCATCGGGCCCGAGCCCACCACCGATTCCTTCATCGCCGTGATGCACGGCGACACGGAGGGCGTGATCCCCGGCAACGCCCTGGTGGTGGACCCCAAGAAACCCTTCCGGAAGCTCAACGCCTTTGGGAACGCCTTCCTCAACAG GTTTGTGTGCGCCCAGCTGACCAACCCGGTGTTGGAGAGCATCAGTGTGATCGACACGCCGGGGATCCTGTCAGGGGAGAAACAGAGAATCAGTCGAG GCTACGACTTTGCGGCCGTCCTGGAGTGGTTTGCCGAGCGCGTGGACCGGATCATCCTGCTCTTCGACGCTCACAAACTGGACATTTCCGACGAGTTTTCCGAGGTGATAAAGGCGCTGAAGAACCACGAGGACAAGATCAG GGTGGTGCTGAACAAGGCCGACCAGATCGAGACTCAGCAGCTGATGCGAGTGTACGGCGCGCTCATGTGGTCACTGGGGAAAATCGTCAACACGCCGGAG GTGATCCGCGTGTACATCGGCTCCTTTTGGTCGCACCCGCTGCTGATAGCCGACAACAGGAAGCTGTTTGAGGCCGAGGAGCAGGACTTGTTCAAGGACATCCAGTCGCTGCCGCGGAACGCCGCCCTCCGGAAGCTCAACGATCTCATCAAGCGGGCCAGGCTAGCAAAG GTTCACGCCTACATCATCAGCTCCCTGAAGAAGGAGATGCCGGCGGTGTTTGGCAGGGAGAACAAGAAGAAGGAGCTTATCGCCAGCCTGGGCGACATCTACAAGCGCATCGAGCGGGAACATCAGATATCGCCTGGAGATTTTCCAAATCTGAAGCGGATGCAG GACCAGCTGCAAGCTCAGGACCTGACCAAGTTCCAGCCCCTCAAGTCCAAGCTGCTGGAGGCGGCGGACGACATGCTGGCCCACGACATTGCCGGGCTGATGGTGCTGGTGCGccaggaggagacgcggcggccgGCGGCGGCCGTCAAGGGCGGCGCCTTCGACGGCACCCTCCACGGGCCCTTCAACCACGGCTACGGGGAGGGCGCCGGCGAGGGCATCGACGAGGCCGACTGGGTGGTGGCGCGCGACAAGCCGGCCTACGACGAGATTTTCTACACGCTGTCGCCCGTCGACGGCAAGGTGACGGGCGCCAACGCCAAGCGGGAGATGCTCAAGTCCAAGCTGCCCAACTCGGTGCTGGGCAAGATCTGGAAGCTGGCCGACATCGACAAGGACGGCATGCTGGACGACGACGAGTTTGCGCTGGCCAACCACCTCATCAAAGTCAAGCTGGAGGGACACGAGCTGCCCGCCGACCTGCCGGCGCATCTCCTGCCTCCTTCCAAGAGAAAAACCATTGCAGAGTGCTAA
- the LOC125989850 gene encoding interleukin-20 receptor subunit alpha isoform X1 translates to MRAVLFLVIFGALDSSTGSSCPPSPVNVTFSSLNLRNVLEWLPGKQAPAGTRYTAQLAFYGDSVGASEPLNWRPVPRCKETERTWCNLSNETRDPEQLYYGRVRASGAAAFSEWVVTPKRFKPKADTSFGQPQISVEVKEDVAIVYLSGPMRYQPDERGPPISMAQLYPQMTYNLSVHDRRRERVSHFAVTSSPYKYRLMDFETEYCFSAKARFLAGPFHCHPSERRCITTGEDPASGQARLAAVAIVVPSLCICASLVLGYLLYHYLTGDGQKRPRSLLMDRASLHLQLNLGTLMPDPVGPLTSQRSSEDDGESNKAPDCVRGGQRPLPPPPQERCGDSLSYGVVGPAATDGGKPSGARPEELARPEELDLKNATCYEPQAQSRHALDNATQTQVDFATAYLVNTVPDGLRMEAATEATGDSYRRPKEDRERPPPAFTSRGDPWNLAADNADVLAPTEAERDEEGGPLCVQRDPEKREPVLRPEMTSGRGEVAEADLRSEKPFVRCPWREEAEPLCWKVEDMERKWHLVVSDK, encoded by the exons ATGAGagctgttttattccttgtgatTTTCGGGGCTCTGGACTCCTCGACAG GCTCATCCTGTCCGCCGAGCCCCGTCAACGTCACCTTCTCCTCGCTGAACCTGAGGAACGTGCTCGAATGGCTCCCCGGAAAGCAAGCTCCGGCGGGCACCCGCTACACCGCGCAGTTGGCCTT CTACGGAGACAGCGTGGGAGCGAGCGAGCCGCTGAACTGGAGGCCCGTGCCACGGTGCAAGGAAACGGAGAGGACCTGGTGCAATCTGAGTAACGAGACGCGGGACCCCGAGCAGTTGTACTACGGGCGGGTGCGCGCCAGCGGCGCCGCCGCCTTTTCCGAGTGGGTCGTGACACCCAAGCGCTTCAAGCCCAAGGCTGACA CAAGCTTTGGGCAACCTCAGATCTCGGTGGAAGTGAAGGAGGACGTGGCCATCGTGTACCTGTCGGGTCCAATGAGGTATCAGCCGGATGAGCGCGGGCCGCCCATTTCCATGGCGCAACTTTATCCGCAGATGACCTACAACCTGTCGGTTCACGATCGCCGTCGAGagcgagtg AGCCATTTTGCAGTCACATCCAGCCCGTACAAATACAGACTGATGGATTTTGAGACGGAATACTGCTTCTCGGCCAAGGCCCGATTCCTCGCGGGGCCTTTCCACTGCCACCCGTCCGAGAGGCGCTGCATCACCACGGGCGAAG ATCCGGCCAGTGGGCAGGCGCGGCTGGCGGCTGTGGCCATCGTGGTCCCATCGCTGTGCATCTGCGCCTCTCTGGTGCTGGGCTACCTTCTCTATCACTACCTGACGGGCGACGGACAGAAACGGCCCCGTAGCCTGCTAATG GACAGGGCTTCTTTGCACCTTCAACTCAACCTTGGGACCTTGATGCCGGACCCCGTCGGCCCCTTGACGAGCCAGCGCAGCTCCGAGGATGACGGCGAGAGCAACAAGGCGCCGGACTGCGTACGTGGCGGCCAGCGTCCGCTGCCACCGCCGCCCCAAGAGCGTTGCGGTGACTCTTTGAGCTACGGTGTGGTCGGGCCGGCTGCGACGGATGGCGGGAAACCGAGCGGCGCCCGCCCTGAAGAGTTGGCCCGCCCTGAAGAGTTGGACCTTAAAAATGCCACTTGCTATGAGCCGCAGGCGCAAAGCAGACATGCTCTGGATAATGCCACCCAAACTCAGGTGGACTTTGCAACCGCGTATTTGGTAAATACAGTTCCCGACGGCCTGAGAATGGAGGCCGCGACGGAGGCCACCGGGGACTCGTACCGGAGGCCCAAAGAAGATAGGGAGAGGCCGCCGCCCGCCTTCACCTCCCGCGGTGACCCCTGGAACCTAGCCGCGGACAACGCCGACGTCCTGGCGCCGACGGAGGCGGAGCGAGATGAGGAAGGGGGACCGCTTTGCGTCCAACGGGACCCTGAAAAGAGGGAGCCGGTGCTGCGGCCGGAGATGACGTCGGGTCGAGGGGAGGTCGCCGAGGCCGATCTGAGGTCGGAGAAGCCGTTTGTCAGGTGTCCGTGGCGGGAGGAGGCGGAGCCGCTGTGCTGGAAAGTGGAGGACATGGAGAGAAAATGGCACTTGGTCGTCTCCGACAAGTAG
- the ehd3 gene encoding EH domain-containing protein 3 isoform X1, producing MFSWLGGDDRRKKEPEVFQTVSDGLKKLYKTKLLPLEESYKFHEFHSPALEDADFDNKPMVLLVGQYSTGKTSFIRYLLEQDFPGMRIGPEPTTDSFIAVMHGDTEGVIPGNALVVDPKKPFRKLNAFGNAFLNRFVCAQLTNPVLESISVIDTPGILSGEKQRISRGYDFAAVLEWFAERVDRIILLFDAHKLDISDEFSEVIKALKNHEDKIRVVLNKADQIETQQLMRVYGALMWSLGKIVNTPEVIRVYIGSFWSHPLLIADNRKLFEAEEQDLFKDIQSLPRNAALRKLNDLIKRARLAKVNVFTLFLCLEKMILFFFFFFGGVTQVHAYIISSLKKEMPAVFGRENKKKELIASLGDIYKRIEREHQISPGDFPNLKRMQDQLQAQDLTKFQPLKSKLLEAADDMLAHDIAGLMVLVRQEETRRPAAAVKGGAFDGTLHGPFNHGYGEGAGEGIDEADWVVARDKPAYDEIFYTLSPVDGKVTGANAKREMLKSKLPNSVLGKIWKLADIDKDGMLDDDEFALANHLIKVKLEGHELPADLPAHLLPPSKRKTIAEC from the exons ATGTTCAGCTGGCTGGGAGGCGACGACCGCAGGAAGAAGGAGCCCGAGGTCTTCCAGACGGTCAgcgacggcctgaagaagctctACAAGACCAAGCTGCTGCCGCTGGAGGAGAGCTACAAGTTCCACGAGTTCCACTCGCCGGCGCTGGAGGATGCCGACTTTGACAACAAGCCCATGGTGCTGCTGGTGGGCCAGTACTCCACGGGCAAGACCAGCTTCATACG CTACCTATTGGAGCAGGATTTTCCCGGGATGCGCATCGGGCCCGAGCCCACCACCGATTCCTTCATCGCCGTGATGCACGGCGACACGGAGGGCGTGATCCCCGGCAACGCCCTGGTGGTGGACCCCAAGAAACCCTTCCGGAAGCTCAACGCCTTTGGGAACGCCTTCCTCAACAG GTTTGTGTGCGCCCAGCTGACCAACCCGGTGTTGGAGAGCATCAGTGTGATCGACACGCCGGGGATCCTGTCAGGGGAGAAACAGAGAATCAGTCGAG GCTACGACTTTGCGGCCGTCCTGGAGTGGTTTGCCGAGCGCGTGGACCGGATCATCCTGCTCTTCGACGCTCACAAACTGGACATTTCCGACGAGTTTTCCGAGGTGATAAAGGCGCTGAAGAACCACGAGGACAAGATCAG GGTGGTGCTGAACAAGGCCGACCAGATCGAGACTCAGCAGCTGATGCGAGTGTACGGCGCGCTCATGTGGTCACTGGGGAAAATCGTCAACACGCCGGAG GTGATCCGCGTGTACATCGGCTCCTTTTGGTCGCACCCGCTGCTGATAGCCGACAACAGGAAGCTGTTTGAGGCCGAGGAGCAGGACTTGTTCAAGGACATCCAGTCGCTGCCGCGGAACGCCGCCCTCCGGAAGCTCAACGATCTCATCAAGCGGGCCAGGCTAGCAAAGGTCAACGTTTTCACATTGTTCCTATGTTTAGAAAAAAtgatcctcttttttttttttttttttggtggggtgaCGCAGGTTCACGCCTACATCATCAGCTCCCTGAAGAAGGAGATGCCGGCGGTGTTTGGCAGGGAGAACAAGAAGAAGGAGCTTATCGCCAGCCTGGGCGACATCTACAAGCGCATCGAGCGGGAACATCAGATATCGCCTGGAGATTTTCCAAATCTGAAGCGGATGCAG GACCAGCTGCAAGCTCAGGACCTGACCAAGTTCCAGCCCCTCAAGTCCAAGCTGCTGGAGGCGGCGGACGACATGCTGGCCCACGACATTGCCGGGCTGATGGTGCTGGTGCGccaggaggagacgcggcggccgGCGGCGGCCGTCAAGGGCGGCGCCTTCGACGGCACCCTCCACGGGCCCTTCAACCACGGCTACGGGGAGGGCGCCGGCGAGGGCATCGACGAGGCCGACTGGGTGGTGGCGCGCGACAAGCCGGCCTACGACGAGATTTTCTACACGCTGTCGCCCGTCGACGGCAAGGTGACGGGCGCCAACGCCAAGCGGGAGATGCTCAAGTCCAAGCTGCCCAACTCGGTGCTGGGCAAGATCTGGAAGCTGGCCGACATCGACAAGGACGGCATGCTGGACGACGACGAGTTTGCGCTGGCCAACCACCTCATCAAAGTCAAGCTGGAGGGACACGAGCTGCCCGCCGACCTGCCGGCGCATCTCCTGCCTCCTTCCAAGAGAAAAACCATTGCAGAGTGCTAA
- the LOC125989850 gene encoding uncharacterized protein isoform X2, with product MRAVLFLVIFGALDSSTGSSCPPSPVNVTFSSLNLRNVLEWLPGKQAPAGTRYTAQLAFYGDSVGASEPLNWRPVPRCKETERTWCNLSNETRDPEQLYYGRVRASGAAAFSEWVVTPKRFKPKADTSFGQPQISVEVKEDVAIVYLSGPMRYQPDERGPPISMAQLYPQMTYNLSVHDRRRERVDRASLHLQLNLGTLMPDPVGPLTSQRSSEDDGESNKAPDCVRGGQRPLPPPPQERCGDSLSYGVVGPAATDGGKPSGARPEELARPEELDLKNATCYEPQAQSRHALDNATQTQVDFATAYLVNTVPDGLRMEAATEATGDSYRRPKEDRERPPPAFTSRGDPWNLAADNADVLAPTEAERDEEGGPLCVQRDPEKREPVLRPEMTSGRGEVAEADLRSEKPFVRCPWREEAEPLCWKVEDMERKWHLVVSDK from the exons ATGAGagctgttttattccttgtgatTTTCGGGGCTCTGGACTCCTCGACAG GCTCATCCTGTCCGCCGAGCCCCGTCAACGTCACCTTCTCCTCGCTGAACCTGAGGAACGTGCTCGAATGGCTCCCCGGAAAGCAAGCTCCGGCGGGCACCCGCTACACCGCGCAGTTGGCCTT CTACGGAGACAGCGTGGGAGCGAGCGAGCCGCTGAACTGGAGGCCCGTGCCACGGTGCAAGGAAACGGAGAGGACCTGGTGCAATCTGAGTAACGAGACGCGGGACCCCGAGCAGTTGTACTACGGGCGGGTGCGCGCCAGCGGCGCCGCCGCCTTTTCCGAGTGGGTCGTGACACCCAAGCGCTTCAAGCCCAAGGCTGACA CAAGCTTTGGGCAACCTCAGATCTCGGTGGAAGTGAAGGAGGACGTGGCCATCGTGTACCTGTCGGGTCCAATGAGGTATCAGCCGGATGAGCGCGGGCCGCCCATTTCCATGGCGCAACTTTATCCGCAGATGACCTACAACCTGTCGGTTCACGATCGCCGTCGAGagcgagtg GACAGGGCTTCTTTGCACCTTCAACTCAACCTTGGGACCTTGATGCCGGACCCCGTCGGCCCCTTGACGAGCCAGCGCAGCTCCGAGGATGACGGCGAGAGCAACAAGGCGCCGGACTGCGTACGTGGCGGCCAGCGTCCGCTGCCACCGCCGCCCCAAGAGCGTTGCGGTGACTCTTTGAGCTACGGTGTGGTCGGGCCGGCTGCGACGGATGGCGGGAAACCGAGCGGCGCCCGCCCTGAAGAGTTGGCCCGCCCTGAAGAGTTGGACCTTAAAAATGCCACTTGCTATGAGCCGCAGGCGCAAAGCAGACATGCTCTGGATAATGCCACCCAAACTCAGGTGGACTTTGCAACCGCGTATTTGGTAAATACAGTTCCCGACGGCCTGAGAATGGAGGCCGCGACGGAGGCCACCGGGGACTCGTACCGGAGGCCCAAAGAAGATAGGGAGAGGCCGCCGCCCGCCTTCACCTCCCGCGGTGACCCCTGGAACCTAGCCGCGGACAACGCCGACGTCCTGGCGCCGACGGAGGCGGAGCGAGATGAGGAAGGGGGACCGCTTTGCGTCCAACGGGACCCTGAAAAGAGGGAGCCGGTGCTGCGGCCGGAGATGACGTCGGGTCGAGGGGAGGTCGCCGAGGCCGATCTGAGGTCGGAGAAGCCGTTTGTCAGGTGTCCGTGGCGGGAGGAGGCGGAGCCGCTGTGCTGGAAAGTGGAGGACATGGAGAGAAAATGGCACTTGGTCGTCTCCGACAAGTAG